The following are encoded together in the Capsulimonas corticalis genome:
- a CDS encoding molybdopterin-containing oxidoreductase family protein has product MSDISRRTFIKLSMLGAASGLVAGCGVSENGREEAAGQYGGTRSHIQPYIIQPSNLVDGVSQWFASTCVMCPAGCGLIVRTMGGRATKVEGNPEHPISQGKICSRGQSTLQHLYNPLRLRSPMQRAVRSSAPAPISWDTALARIAGRLKASRGRIAILADGLSYGQSPSAGKLLSGFSEAVGASIFYYSLLDSAPWRAAAKTAHGQDSVPLYQIDQADYLLAFHSDFLETWPSPVYYGRAFGEFRQGARREAGDHGRFVYIGPRMSMTAAKADRWLPCRPGTEMAVALGILSAMGRPGLSVVKAAALSGLTEAQITRVAREFAAAGPRAIALPGDGLAALPNATEAIIAVEALNTVAGRGRTGFGFPAFPLAASSESYYAQIQRLQISIEKGEVDALLVVGQPNPVFTTPPSAGFAAALKQVPFVTAFTPIPDETTAYADLLLPSKTFLEEWGDHLPIAIPGDISMASLSQPVVDTKYIQEKNGSAPWMEPRGLFDLTKAILGVSGKPAPAADGEGFVRALWSASGANAWEDRVGVGGSWVSKPAAGALPTTPALPAYSGPRTPLPSGEFTLTLYPHLYWADGRNASAPWLQEIPDPMTMAVWNNWVEINAETAHRLGIRTGDIVRLTTDHGEIELPAIPYPAIHPEALAVPIGQGRYDFGGSQATGHSVPNPFALLPLSTDKITGALSYSGAAVRLSKVRNAAPGYDPGENTLVILQDRPGGQEPEAVKDLIHATARELRSQKSNT; this is encoded by the coding sequence ATGAGCGATATTAGCCGCCGTACATTTATCAAGCTTTCCATGCTTGGCGCCGCGTCAGGACTGGTGGCAGGATGCGGCGTGTCCGAAAACGGTCGCGAAGAGGCGGCGGGACAATATGGCGGCACGCGGAGCCACATACAGCCCTATATCATCCAGCCGTCGAATCTTGTGGATGGTGTTTCTCAGTGGTTCGCCTCTACATGCGTGATGTGTCCCGCAGGTTGCGGACTGATCGTCCGCACGATGGGCGGCCGCGCGACCAAAGTCGAGGGAAATCCGGAGCATCCGATCAGCCAAGGCAAGATTTGCTCGCGCGGCCAGTCGACGCTTCAGCATCTCTATAATCCGCTCCGTCTGCGCTCTCCCATGCAGCGCGCGGTCCGCTCGTCGGCGCCGGCGCCGATCTCCTGGGATACGGCGCTGGCAAGAATAGCCGGCAGGCTCAAGGCGAGCCGGGGAAGAATCGCCATCCTGGCGGATGGGCTTTCTTACGGGCAGAGCCCTTCGGCGGGAAAGCTGCTTTCCGGATTCTCAGAAGCCGTCGGCGCTTCGATTTTTTATTACTCACTCCTGGACAGCGCTCCGTGGCGAGCTGCGGCGAAGACGGCCCATGGGCAGGACAGCGTTCCGCTTTATCAAATCGATCAGGCTGATTACCTGCTGGCGTTTCACTCCGATTTCCTGGAGACATGGCCCTCGCCCGTTTATTACGGCCGAGCATTTGGAGAATTTCGGCAGGGCGCGCGTCGAGAAGCCGGCGATCACGGCCGCTTCGTGTATATCGGTCCCAGGATGAGTATGACGGCCGCGAAAGCGGACCGGTGGCTTCCGTGCCGTCCCGGGACGGAGATGGCGGTTGCCCTGGGAATTCTGAGCGCGATGGGCAGGCCGGGACTATCCGTCGTGAAGGCGGCCGCCCTCTCCGGTTTGACCGAAGCCCAGATCACGCGCGTCGCGCGGGAATTCGCGGCGGCCGGTCCTCGCGCCATCGCGCTCCCAGGGGACGGGCTGGCCGCGCTGCCGAACGCCACGGAGGCGATCATCGCCGTTGAAGCCTTAAACACCGTCGCCGGGAGAGGCCGCACGGGATTTGGCTTCCCAGCGTTTCCTCTTGCCGCTTCTTCAGAGTCGTATTACGCGCAGATCCAGCGGCTCCAGATCTCCATCGAAAAAGGAGAGGTTGACGCGCTTCTTGTCGTCGGTCAACCGAACCCCGTCTTTACCACGCCACCGTCCGCCGGCTTTGCCGCCGCCCTCAAACAAGTTCCCTTCGTGACAGCATTCACGCCGATTCCGGACGAGACGACGGCGTATGCGGACCTGCTGCTGCCATCCAAGACGTTTCTGGAAGAGTGGGGAGACCATCTTCCCATCGCGATCCCTGGAGACATATCGATGGCGAGCCTCTCGCAGCCGGTTGTCGACACAAAATATATCCAAGAGAAGAATGGCTCAGCGCCATGGATGGAGCCGAGAGGCCTATTCGACCTGACGAAGGCGATTTTGGGCGTCTCGGGCAAACCTGCGCCCGCTGCTGACGGCGAGGGCTTTGTGCGCGCGCTCTGGAGCGCCAGCGGAGCGAACGCATGGGAAGACCGTGTAGGCGTCGGAGGCTCATGGGTTTCAAAGCCGGCGGCGGGAGCCCTCCCGACCACGCCCGCCCTCCCTGCTTACTCCGGCCCGCGCACGCCTCTGCCTTCCGGAGAATTCACGCTTACACTTTATCCGCATCTCTATTGGGCGGATGGAAGAAACGCAAGCGCGCCATGGCTCCAGGAAATTCCCGATCCGATGACTATGGCAGTCTGGAACAACTGGGTGGAAATCAACGCGGAAACCGCGCATCGCCTGGGGATCCGCACCGGCGACATCGTGCGGCTGACGACGGACCATGGCGAGATCGAACTGCCCGCGATACCGTATCCCGCGATCCATCCGGAGGCTCTGGCCGTTCCCATCGGCCAAGGCCGCTATGATTTTGGCGGTTCTCAGGCGACCGGGCACTCCGTGCCAAATCCCTTTGCTCTTCTCCCACTCTCAACGGATAAAATCACAGGCGCGCTTTCTTACAGCGGAGCCGCCGTGCGACTGAGCAAGGTGCGCAATGCGGCGCCGGGATATGATCCCGGCGAAAATACCTTGGTCATTCTTCAGGACCGGCCCGGAGGACAGGAGCCGGAGGCGGTCAAGGACTTGATCCACGCCACGGCGCGCGAATTGCGAAGCCAAAAGTCAAACACTTAG
- a CDS encoding 4Fe-4S dicluster domain-containing protein — protein sequence MADIRNTEDQTPGSTPKDKRAHRWAMVIDLDRCTGCHGCETACYAENNIPVTGPEQSHKGHAHQWIRVERYWEGSYPSVKARFMPILCQQCGEAPCEPVCPVYATYHNPEGLNAMVYNRCVGTRYCGNNCPYSVRVFNWEEPSWAEPLNQQLNPDVTVREKGVMEKCTFCVQRIRRAEERADAEGRPLQTDEFTTACAQACPPKAITWGDLNDDASAVAKLWKDPRRFRLLEELGTEPSVVYLRSIDNDED from the coding sequence ATGGCGGATATCAGAAATACAGAAGATCAGACGCCCGGGAGCACTCCGAAGGACAAACGCGCGCATCGATGGGCCATGGTCATCGACCTGGACCGCTGTACCGGATGCCATGGGTGCGAAACGGCCTGCTACGCCGAAAACAACATTCCGGTCACCGGGCCGGAGCAGAGTCACAAGGGACACGCTCACCAATGGATCCGCGTCGAGCGATACTGGGAAGGCAGTTACCCCAGCGTCAAAGCGCGATTTATGCCGATCCTCTGTCAGCAATGCGGGGAGGCGCCCTGTGAGCCCGTGTGTCCGGTCTACGCCACCTATCACAACCCCGAGGGACTGAACGCTATGGTTTACAACCGCTGTGTGGGGACAAGATATTGTGGAAACAACTGTCCCTACTCAGTGCGTGTCTTCAATTGGGAGGAACCATCTTGGGCTGAGCCGCTGAACCAGCAGTTGAATCCTGATGTTACTGTCCGCGAAAAAGGCGTCATGGAGAAATGCACGTTTTGCGTTCAGCGAATTCGGCGGGCGGAGGAGCGCGCCGACGCCGAAGGGCGCCCCCTCCAAACCGATGAGTTCACCACGGCGTGCGCGCAGGCCTGCCCGCCGAAGGCAATCACCTGGGGCGATCTGAACGACGACGCTTCCGCAGTCGCCAAACTCTGGAAAGACCCACGACGCTTTCGCCTCCTTGAGGAACTAGGGACGGAACCGTCCGTTGTCTATTTGCGCTCTATCGATAACGATGAGGACTAA
- the nrfD gene encoding NrfD/PsrC family molybdoenzyme membrane anchor subunit: MESVEMRNRRGADLFEVGSSESAQINTDLLRGVYTTGKAWWAALLFFGTVTAWAFGCFVWQIVHGIDVYGMQRPNYWGLPIINFVYWAGVALSGTMISAILRLLHADWRRALTRMTETLTLCALMVAGLFPIIHLGRNWAFFWLLPYPNERQLWPNYRSPLLWDATAISVYLISSAIFWYIGLIPDFALIRDRAIGWRRRLYAKLALGWRGTDREWRRLRGLSAILTVMIIPVFVSLHTIVGWDFGMTIVPGWHETIFAPYFVCGALYSGTGSVLIIMAVVRRAYRLEKYILPKHFDNIGKALLAISLLWFYFFAGDAWSDWFSRDPSHIHWLHYLFGGYRWVLLTLFICGIAAPMLILPFERMRRAPWVMFAVGLSVNVAMFSERCIVVIPPASRDFLTWGNYTPSWVGVSVTAGAVGLFGFLYTLMAKFVPLVSLWEIKEGERMTDAASIGGASIPLAVREEAIG; the protein is encoded by the coding sequence ATGGAAAGCGTAGAGATGCGGAATCGCCGGGGCGCTGATCTTTTCGAAGTGGGAAGTTCGGAGAGCGCCCAAATCAACACCGATCTCCTGCGAGGCGTCTATACGACCGGTAAAGCATGGTGGGCGGCGCTACTGTTCTTCGGAACCGTCACCGCCTGGGCGTTTGGATGCTTCGTCTGGCAAATCGTTCACGGAATCGATGTCTATGGCATGCAGCGTCCGAACTACTGGGGCCTTCCGATCATAAACTTCGTTTACTGGGCGGGAGTGGCCCTCTCCGGGACGATGATTTCGGCGATCCTGCGTCTGCTGCACGCGGATTGGCGGCGGGCTCTGACACGAATGACCGAAACTCTCACGCTCTGCGCGCTGATGGTGGCGGGCCTGTTTCCGATTATCCACTTAGGACGTAACTGGGCGTTCTTTTGGCTGCTGCCTTATCCGAATGAGCGCCAGCTCTGGCCGAATTATCGAAGCCCTCTGCTTTGGGACGCGACTGCGATTTCGGTGTATCTGATTTCCAGCGCGATCTTCTGGTATATCGGCCTGATTCCGGACTTCGCCTTGATTCGGGATCGCGCAATCGGATGGAGAAGGCGGCTTTACGCAAAGCTGGCGCTTGGCTGGCGCGGAACGGACCGCGAATGGCGGCGCCTGCGGGGCCTGTCGGCAATCTTGACGGTCATGATTATTCCGGTGTTTGTGTCACTGCACACCATCGTAGGCTGGGATTTCGGCATGACGATCGTCCCAGGCTGGCATGAGACGATTTTTGCTCCTTACTTTGTCTGCGGCGCGCTTTATTCGGGAACAGGCTCCGTGCTGATTATCATGGCCGTGGTGCGGCGCGCGTATCGGTTGGAAAAGTACATTCTTCCCAAGCACTTCGACAATATCGGCAAAGCGTTGCTAGCGATTTCATTGCTCTGGTTTTACTTTTTTGCAGGAGACGCCTGGTCGGATTGGTTCTCGCGCGACCCCAGCCACATCCACTGGCTTCATTATCTCTTCGGTGGGTATCGATGGGTCCTCTTAACTCTGTTCATCTGCGGCATCGCGGCGCCAATGCTCATTTTGCCGTTTGAAAGGATGCGCCGTGCGCCGTGGGTGATGTTCGCCGTGGGGCTTTCGGTGAACGTCGCGATGTTCTCCGAGCGGTGCATCGTTGTGATTCCTCCGGCGTCTCGCGATTTCCTTACCTGGGGGAACTACACTCCGTCCTGGGTGGGCGTCTCGGTCACGGCGGGAGCCGTAGGACTGTTCGGATTCCTGTACACACTGATGGCGAAATTCGTCCCGCTGGTCTCCCTTTGGGAGATTAAGGAAGGCGAGCGCATGACAGACGCCGCCAGCATCGGAGGAGCTTCGATCCCGCTGGCCGTTCGGGAAGAGGCGATTGGCTGA
- a CDS encoding quinol:electron acceptor oxidoreductase subunit ActD has protein sequence MADTTVLALFERIDPSANALRRLQTEARFDWRDLMVISSAPFPEGVLVMDQSPTRLPVTTVICSVIGVVSGILLAGGTALLYAIPQGGKPIVPGPPTAIIAYEMMMAFALTGVFLRALYEIRLPDWRAKVYDDRISEGLIGIAAHCATEQQVKLAESIMREEGAGDVVRDARRFE, from the coding sequence ATGGCGGATACTACCGTACTTGCATTATTTGAACGGATCGACCCGAGCGCGAATGCGCTTCGGCGGCTGCAAACCGAAGCGCGCTTCGACTGGCGGGACTTGATGGTGATCTCCTCGGCTCCCTTTCCCGAAGGCGTCCTGGTGATGGATCAATCCCCGACGCGCTTGCCGGTCACAACGGTGATCTGCTCGGTGATTGGCGTTGTGTCAGGCATTCTTCTCGCCGGCGGCACAGCGTTGCTTTATGCAATTCCACAGGGCGGAAAGCCGATTGTTCCCGGCCCGCCAACGGCGATTATCGCCTACGAGATGATGATGGCGTTTGCCCTAACGGGCGTCTTCCTGCGCGCGCTCTACGAAATACGCCTTCCGGACTGGCGGGCAAAGGTGTACGACGACCGGATCTCCGAGGGGCTGATCGGCATCGCCGCGCACTGCGCGACGGAGCAACAAGTCAAGCTGGCGGAGAGCATTATGCGCGAAGAGGGAGCCGGCGACGTGGTGCGCGATGCCCGGAGGTTCGAATGA